From the Lathyrus oleraceus cultivar Zhongwan6 chromosome 3, CAAS_Psat_ZW6_1.0, whole genome shotgun sequence genome, the window TCTTCCTTGAATGTTATCCCGAAAACTACTTTGGTAAAGCTGCCTTTGGAAGGACTAAATGTGAAGCCTATCACTCTGATAGTAAAGGCTTTTGATGAATCAAGATGAGCAGTTATAAGGGAGGTTGATTTTACAATCAAGATTGGTCCAACCATCTTCACTATCACATTCCAAGTCATGGAAATACATCCTGGGTATAACTATTTACCTAGAAGACCTTGGATCCGTGATGCTGGCGTAGTAACCTCGACCCtgcaccaaaaattgaaattcaTTACGAATGACAAGATGATCGTAATTGGAGGTGAAGAGGACATTCTGGTTAGCCACCTGACATCTTTCAGTTATATTGATGTGGAAGGAGAAATTGTTGAGACACCTTTTCAGTCCTTGGAAGTGGTGAATATGTTGATAGTCCAGCAGGTATCTGAGTCACCAAAATCGGAGTTATCAATGACCTCCAGGCAAGGAGCTAAAGCTGCTATAGAGACTAGGAACACCCACGGCTGGGGAAAGTTGATAGAAGTACACGAGAAGTGGGACATGTTTGGTTTGGGATATGAACCATCCTCAGTTGAAGTAAGTAGTCAACATGGCAAGAAGCAGATTCCTCCTGTTGAGGAGACATTTACTAGTGTCGGTCATATCTTTGGTGATCAAATTGCAATGATCAACGAGGAGGCATATAATGAGGTGGTGTCCAGCTGGATAAGTCATACAACGCTCGACGAGGAGCTGAAGAATTGGAAGACTGTGGAAATCTTCCAATTctttcaaaagtaattttattgTTTTAAATCAAAACCATGTGCTATGCCCAATGCACAATGGCATATTGTAGGGCCTCCTTATTTTTAGGACTTTGATTATCACTAATAAAATGACAATTTACATTCAAATTTTGTTCCTTTCCTTTCACCTTTTTATATATATGCAATAAAATGGCAATAATTTTTACGCACGCACTTactaaataaactgcataaatcataacatgcagaaacaccactGAGACCATTGATAATGAAACTGCTATGACCTTGTTTCACTTTGATTTTCCAATTAACCAAGCCAGAGATGAaggtgaggaagattgtgaaaTCCCTGAAGTGCTAGCCAGATTACTTAAGCAGGAAGAGAAAGTAATTCAACCGCACCCGAAGATCATCGAAGTCATCAATCTCGGAACAGAGGAGGATAAGAAGGAAGTGAAGATAGGAGGCACTCTTCAAGATAAAGTGAAGACGAGACGAATAGAACTCCTTCGTGAGTATGTCGATGTGTTTGCTTTGTCATATCAAGATATGACTGGGCTGGACCCTGATATTATCATGCATAAGCTTCCACTCAAAGAAGAATGCCCTGTTGTCAAacaaaagttaagaagaactcatccagacATGGCTCTCAATatcagagaagaggtgagaaagcagtttgatGTCGGGTTTTTAGAAGTTGCCAtgtacccacaatgggttgctAACATCGTGTcggtgccaaagaaggatggaaaagtccgcatgtgtaTTGACTATCGAGATTTAAATAGAGCTAGTCCAAAATACGATTTCTCATTACCTCAAattgatgtattggtagataacatAACTCAATTCTTGAtattttctttcatggatggtttctccgggTATAACTAGATTAAAATGAATCTagaggacatggagaaaactacattcatcaccccttgggggactttctgttataaggtgatgcctTTCAAGGTAAAGAATGCAGGGGAAGCATATCAACGCgccatggtgactctctttcatgatatgattcataaagagatcgaggtatatgttgatgatatgattgccaaatcccagagTGAAGAGGAACACATCACTAATCTGGAAAAGCTGTTTGCTCGACTAAGGGAGTTTAGGCTGAGGCTTAACCCCaataaatgcacatttggggttcaATCTGGGAAGCTtttgggttttattgttagccAGAAAGGGATCGAAGTGGATCTTGACAAGGTCAGGGCTATTCAGAACATGTTTGCGCTGAAGATAGAGAAAGAAGTTTGTGGATTCCTAGGGAGATTAAACTACATCGGCGGATTTATTTCTCATCTCACCGCCACAtgtaaaccaatattcaagctttTAAGGAATAATCAAGAAAATgagtggaatgatgactgccaagcAACCTTTGACAAAGTcaaagaataattacaagaacCACCAATTTTGATGCCCCCTATTCAGGGAAGGCTTCTCAtcatgtacttgacagtacttgatgAGTCTATGGGTTGTGTGGTGGGGAAGCAAGACGAAATTGGTAAaaaaagagcatgccatctattatctgagcaagaagtttaacgattgtgagaccagatactcattgcttgaaaagacttattgtgcacttgcatgggctgtTAAACGTCTCAGACAATATATGTTAACTCACACAACATGGTTGATATCCAATATGGAccccatcaagtacatatttgaaaaCTATCCTTATTGGCAGAATCGCCCAATGGAAGATGTTATTATCAGAATACGATATCCAATATGTCgcacagaaggccatcaaggtTAGCGTACTAGAagaccatcttgctcaccaaACGATGGAGGATTACCAACCTTTGAAGTTATATTTTCCAGATGAGGATATTATGGTTGTCAAAGACCATGAGATCCCATGGACCAGGCGAAGGACCCAAACCAATGGAGCGATGGACTCTCATGTTCGATGGTGCTTCAAATGCTACAGGTCATGGAATTGGAGAAGTATTGATGTCGCCCAAGAATTTTCATCTACCATTCACTACAAAACTTTACTTCACCTGTACGAGCAacatggttgagtatgaagcttgcatattgggaCTAGAGGAGGCTATTGAGTTAAGAATTAAAATCCTTAAAgtatatggagattccgctctagtgataCACCAGATCAGAGATGATTGGAAAAAGAGACATGCTAATataattccatatcgggattatgTGCTGAAGTTACTCGCAAAGTTTGACAAAATCACTTTCTCAgatattcctcgagaagagaatcagatggcagatgccctGGCAACTCTGGCATCCATGTACAAATTGATATGGCATAACCATCAACCTAATATTGAAATTAGGCATTTTGATGAACATGTCCATTGTTTGACAACAACAGAAGAGTCAGATGACAAACCCTGGTTCTTCGATATCAAACATTATCTTGATAAACAAGAATATCCAGTAGAGGCTTCTAGCCTTGACAAGAGGACTATACGGAGGTTGGCATCGAAGTTCTTCCTAAATGGGGACGTATTATATAAACAGAATTATGACATGGTCCTACTCAAATGTATGGACATACATGAAGCTAATCAACTCATGAAGGATATACACGAAGGATCCTTTGGCACCCATGCAAATGGACATGGGATGGCTAAGAAAATATTGAGGGCCAGTTACTACTAATGGAAGCTGTCTGTTATCATTATGCTAGAACATGCTacaaatgccaaatctatgctgataaagTTCATGTATCACCTACCCCTCTAAACGTCATAACATCACCATgacctttctctatgtggggaattaacatgatcgggatgatagaacccaaagcatcTAATGGATATAGGTTTATCTTAGTTTCCAtagactacttcaccaaatgggtcgaagtCGCGTCTTATGCAAATATCACCAAGCAAGTGGTTTCCCGCTTCTTGAAGAACAATATCATATGTTGATACAGTGTTCGCAGTAAAATCATCATTGATAATATGTTGAACCTCAACAACAAGGTAATAGAGGAGTTATGTGCAACGTTTAAAATTGAACGCCTTAACTCGTCACCAtaccgtcccaagatgaatggggttgttgaagctgcaaacaagaatatcaagaagatcattcagaagatggtggTCAGGTATAAGGACTGACACGAGATGCTACCTTTTGCGTTTCATGGCTATCATACATCAGTACGTACATTGACAGGGGAGACCCCTTATTCTTTGGTATATGGCATGAAAGTAGTCCTTCCTATAGAAGTTGAAATCCCCTCGATAAGAGTCTTAATGGAGGCTAAGTTAGACGAGATAAAATGGGTTCAAGCAAGGTTCTATGAACTCAACCTTATTGAAGAGAATCGCTTAAAAGCATTATGTCACGGTCAAATCTATCAGAGGTGTCTTAAGAAAGCATTCGACAAAAAGGTTCGCTCTAGAGTGTTCCAAGAAGGCGACATGGTGCTAAAGAAGATCCTTCCAATCCACAaagattctaggggcaagtggacgccaaattatgaaggtccatttgtggtggttagatCCTTTTCCAGAGGCGCTCTAATCCTTGCAACAATGGACGGTGATGAATTGCCGCTCCCCACAAATACTGACGCAGTTAAAAAGTATTTTtcctaaaaaagtggaataataaaggtcgctaagtcgaaaacctaaaaaggtgacttaggcaaaaatggctatcccggtggatcaaaaacccgaaaggccagtccaggaaaaaattagggatgaaaataaattctttttgacccgctgagttgaaaacccgaaggggaggctcaggcaaaaaagggtatcccgatggactgaaaccccgaaagggtgattgatcgggaaaatagcaagtgtactattttgccaaTGTATTAATAATAGGGACGTTTCCCAAATATCGATCTCGAGCACTACGCATAAATACGAGTTTAAATTGTGATTCAATTGAACAAAACAAATAATTGGGGGTTTGTAAAAGGTCACTGTATAAGGGAATGAGAAATGAAAGCAGAATAAATCTTTTTCACAGTTTATAATAATATGCCAAGGATGGTGTATGAATATATCCTATAATGACCTTGAATGTATATCTCcttaaacaatttaaaatatgcaattaccggatcttaaaattgtttcctcctaagacctcagagggaaacctttgatcattcattctaatctctaagtccttaggcgattataatgaccttaacaattgcaatcctgCAAATTGTTAACCTGTAAATTGCAATCCTGCAAATTGTTAACCATATAACAATCCTTATTTTtctgataaagaaagcattacaAACATTGCATAGTGAAATTGACAAACAAACATCATATATTAAGGAAATTAATAATTTAGAGTCATTACacgatcaattcagggacaccccctggGATTGAGGGGTTTATCcactcatattattcaaataagattCAATATAAAATTTAgacattacaagaataagggaatcatgttgatcttcaatcgcatcCGCTCTTGAAGGACCTCCGTTCTTCGCAGCTCTTGATCACTTCAATCATAATCGTACCAAATCTGTCTTCTCTCAAAAAGTCCCGTTCTCCGTTTTCAAAAATCCCCTGAATAGTTCCTGATCAAATATTTGATGTATCAAATgtccaaaatgccctccgggatcaATCGTGCCAAAATACAGCAAAAAATATAAAATGAGgtgtccaagccaacactggccgtgtcaggcaacaTGATCGGCCGTGTTGGCTTGGCTGTGTAGTGGTGTATTtgtcgctatatgatttattgattaaaccataagcaaagcatacaatgaaattcgagtcgccaccgcacttttatttatccaaaggactggctaaaaagcgaacaaaagcctaagaagttttacgcgtagaaaactaataaaaagatcagagagtctgggtaaggggtaaattacgcaatgggaaggtgttaggcacccatcacgtcctaggtactcctagggagcccttttcacacttgttgtatgagattgttatttgttatgacataagtattgtgcaaacatgattgggatggtgagaaaagaatatacaatttttattatttttgtgttcgaacggatgaacccgttgcctacgtaccttccatcaaaggtaaggatcaaaacgccgtagttcggctaaaagatttccaaaagtttgtgagttcaattttaaaacacaagccctaaggtcttacgttatccacgggagaaaactcaaccttatacaaacaacgagtccaccatgtgagaacagcttcaacttgttagtgaggggttaaccctataataagcaaggaagacttataattcaatcaactaaggacaaataggtgagattgacatcaaccaactaggataaatcaaacctatagctcatgtatgaaaacttagtaagaatggacaaagccacaaaacaattgaatgggtggaattaattgattatgagtatccatgaaagtagagtcaaagtagggttaagattaattcaaagaagtattatgaaatggattttgaaaaaaagtcaaggacttggggtccaggtttttaatttgaaagcatgaaaatgtttgcacaatatctatctcaagtttgaaagtaaggtgtgaaaaggtttaggacaaagagggatgaatggatgaggatagattgtaaaacttcctaggaggttcacttcttgaaatcatatagaagatgattcaagtgtgtcctttggaatgggcaatgagtaataacaaacaagcaaagcaaaataagaaagtcaacaaaagcggataccggatgccaatcactggacttataccaatctcctaaaacaaaatcggatatcagaggccactctatggacttatactaatctccttaacaaagaaatgaaagcggataccggatgccaatctatctgggcttataccaatctccaacaacaaagacaaaatttggatgtcagatgccaatttatctgggcttactctaacctccaacatatgatcataggaatacaaatgccaaattgcagggacttacaattgcatcctcacatacaacaaacaaatgcatcaagcaaagataagatgagtggccaatgaaatggtcttatactcacttccatatcataggaacaatggccaatgaatggtcttacaattgtcctcaatgggtaaacaacaaagacatgtcataaagacaaatgagatgatcatgtACTAATGAGTAtttaatgatgataaatgcacaaagcatgcaagcaaacatgtgcatatgaagtaagcaACCAACCAAttgaagtcattcagcacacactataaccaaacaatcaggctcatacaagagggttaggcattgaagccaactggaatagggttaatggtgctcttaaccttgccattgaggggctaaggtgaagcagatgaaaggatatgaggggtgtgcctcattgctcttatccctggtcagggagagcattgaatatcagaaggtgtgggagttcagaaagtaggaactctctccacaaattattgactctatagatcttgggtttggatctctatgctacaaccatgtaataggagtaaggagaagactcacagaatagtgggagatagactacatatctcttatatccaccaattgccttatttaaaggacttttcctgcttgggacaaatgtaaacacacacaagcattgcctcttaaggaggacttcagacagttgcctggccaagtaacaggccaggtcttccagactacatgaagaaaagggattatacctcaatgcaaattgctattaagcaaagcaaagcaagttcttaaagaactaagcaactaaaggtacctgaaaccagtcaaacagaatcagtacacaactcaaagtttaaatcaaaatgagatagagatcaacagtcaacacaatcagttaaatgtgcaaagcacaaggctcaaagcatgtgagccaaacaacctacaaaacaaacaagttagtcatgataatcaaatcaaactcattcaacttgtataagtttctttaaggcaattgcttctcaacctgaaaacatgaactcaaacatgagcaacaagaccactaggacaagcctagggtcaaaaagggatgagaaagtcaaaacagcaagtgacaagtgtccaaaatcaagttcaaacaatcaagaaacaaactcaattggtttcatgttcatatcattcaccatcatgatttcataagcaaattaggtcaaagcatggcatatggaagctcatagaagtcaacagcaagacttaactcaaaaccaatcataaacatttcaataaatcatcaaataattcatgataaaacataatccataacatgatatgcataccaaatttcagctcatttggatcaagggaagttggtcaatgaaaatcagaaaggcaaggcaagttcaagcatgctcaaagaagtcaaccaaacatgtaccaacttgaataaatcataaaacagtgatagcatatgagaaatgaatgggatcaaaaccatgacaaactttaagatgtctactaatcacatgtcaaatttcaagttcatccaataatgtatgagaatttcacaaagcatatggcatcaagtgtcacaaaagtcaacattttggtcaaacaggggagaaattatcaatcaaatagaaaatgcattccaaaattccagaaaTATTCATACATATTCTCAACATCTAGAAGCATGTTCATGCAAAACATCAGACCAAattgagttcattaggcaaggtaaataaaatcatgaagttggacatcaatggtgtgacacaaattgtcacaccctaattcaaaaaatcataactcataAACCAGCAATGctaaattcacaaactctacaccaaaatcaccataaacatgtctagtttaagcacacaaaatttgggggtcattggataaagcatcatcatttcacaattgatttggcaaagggtacaaaaaatggacacatgaacaaaaccctagcacaaataaaaatccattcatccaaaaaatctggaaaaaatatgataaataaGTAGAGGTTAAGATGAACATTATGCAAAAAgtctcatgaattttggattaaaaatgagtgtgatatgatttttcaaagatgagcatcaaaatgaaataaatattgaagaATAACATGGATTATTGGAACAATTGGGCACGgagtggcatttttgaaattatgTGGAActtttaatgaaacgctgcgcACAGACTCAAGGTGTGTCACTCAGCCATTCGCTCATGGGCAATGGAACAGTAAGTACATGCAAAACAAGAAAACTCAGCAGCCAACGTGAATTCTGGAAATGGCAATTAGGGTTCTTATTCACTGTTCATCATCATCCCAAATCGTGAAATTTTTTTGTCACAAAATTGAACAACAAGCATGGCCTTCGAACCGTCAGACCACATACATCAACATTATAACATCCAATTTCATTAAATCGAGCTAATAGGGAAGCATCATGCAAAAACATATTTGAACATCAAATTTCAAATCAACCTAACTTTCAAAATACACAGCCATTTTCCTTGGTTCAAAGCTCATTGCAATCATGGCAAAGAGATCTATAAGAAGCATAGCATGGTTTAGTGAATAGAGAGATTCGAAAATTTACCAAAATTGAAGAACAGTTGTGCTGCAGTCGTTGTTTGGTCGTGAATGGCTGAAACAGTGGTTCTACAagcttccagatgatgaatggaggAGGGAGTTTGGCTCAGGAATGTTCAAGACAGCTCAAATCGAAAATGACCATGGAAGAGCTTTGATGTAGCAGAGCTGGATCCTTGCTTACAGTTGGGAAATACCACTTGTAATAGCTTCCAAATAGTTGGTATGCGATGAAACAAGCAAGTCTAGCCCGAGCTCTTTGAGATtttttcaagaaaagttcaaaaatgcaaaatgagggTTTGAGAGAATATGAGATTTTTGATCTGTTTGAGTAAGTGTGGCAGCTAGGGTTTCTGCAGAAATGTCAAATATATATGTTGTTTAGTGTTTGTAAGTTTGGTTAATGGAAGTGTTAATCATAATTTGCAAAATGGAGTGTTTTGCTAATTTGTGCATTTCCACTCAAATGTTGCATGGGCATGGTTACAGCTGCGAATTGGGCCTTGGCACACACTCCAAACATGATTTCTGATCAATTGCAAGTGGTAAAATGTGTTGGAAATGTTTAATTTGGAAactcattttttcacctcacttgaattaattcaaaccactttaaaaatgccattttgattggtgaacttttggtgaattatgatgacatatttggaaagagggcatcaaatatgacttgtagcaaaaaaccccactcaatttggccaaatggtttggaagatatggccttttgaagttcaaaaattcttgagaatgatttgatcataacttgccaaccataaatgggaattgagtgttcttggactttttgaaaatgggagaacacgatcttcaactttcatgttgggcaaaaattcatttgaaacttgtatgatgatgtaattttgaggagaagaagtttccatttttggcaaattccaattacaggtcaactttctattttgggaaatttcatgtttgacttcaaattcttcattgatgatgtttgacatgttatatgaggcttatatgaacatgaatgagtcctctcagaccaattcccaccatcaaatcactgattaaatggacagttgactATGGTTGACTatagttgactttgctagggttttgcttgactgaaccatgttctgatgaattccaagccctaatcccttgatatcttgattcccAAGGATGAaacaactcatatgaactcttgatgaatgatcatggtgcccaaattctgcaagaatggccaccatccactgcaatgactgactttgactgttttgactgtagattgcttcagctgcaagtaacatggttagatgacaatatgtttgtacttttggttagtaaacaaatgaaaagcaatgatatacaaatgcaaaacatgcttggtgatcaagaaccacactcacaatgtgacccacccactaggagggaagctagggcatgcaatgatccttgaggccatgatatggtatgatatgggccatgagggatcttacggccaaaattggggtcttacagatgcccctatttaaggtcattctagccggagaagtgaagtttagaaatcttcatctcgacgcagtagaatgggcttaaataacagtaatgagacaaattttggtccctaagagacctcgtgatgcaaatgtatgtatgcaaaagacacaaattttgtggggaatatggttcacatagaaggaaagacgatccat encodes:
- the LOC127131109 gene encoding uncharacterized protein LOC127131109, translated to MERWTLMFDGASNATGHGIGEVLMSPKNFHLPFTTKLYFTCTSNMVEYEACILGLEEAIELRIKILKVYGDSALVIHQIRDDWKKRHANIIPYRDYVLKLLAKFDKITFSDIPREENQMADALATLASMYKLIWHNHQPNIEIRHFDEHVHCLTTTEESDDKPWFFDIKHYLDKQEYPVEASSLDKRTIRRLASKFFLNGDVLYKQNYDMVLLKCMDIHEANQLMKDIHEGSFGTHANGHGMAKKILRASYY